In Luteitalea sp. TBR-22, one genomic interval encodes:
- a CDS encoding phospholipase D family protein, protein MSRPAPPGSTRPAAALRAMRALALLALSASVTACASLPTVRTIEPSFVIEDTEDTAVARSAARSLGALAGPSGIHLLPRGPGAFLARLVLAEAAQRSIDAQYYIWEDDTVGKALMGALVRAADRGVRVRLLIDDIGSLPDDQTLLVIDAHPNIDVRLFNPASTRSARGMWMVTDFARVNRRMHNKSFTVDNRMTIVGGRNIGDAYFEAASSLNYGDMDAIAIGAAVPEVSSRFDRYWNSPVVYGIGELHRHRAGPADAARLRASLDAFLAAHRDNAYAQDVRDSPLAQELRQGAVSFTSADIRVMADDIAKVERPGEAPEANLLPQLLPEITRAREALVLVSPYFVPGKGGVRTLAELRARGVAVKVLTNGIASTDELPVFAKYRKYRRALLEAGVELYEVNPQGPHDPGAVLQTTGRPAAPGGRPPSVALHGKLLVFDCREFFVGSMNLDPRSASINTEVGFVVDAPPVATTLCSGLDESLTRGAYRLVLEDGDTGSSRLEWIGLDEGKEHRLTREPHSSRWLRVKAWFFGLLPIERQL, encoded by the coding sequence ATGTCACGACCTGCACCACCAGGATCGACTCGCCCTGCCGCCGCCCTCCGGGCGATGCGCGCGCTCGCGCTGCTCGCCCTGTCCGCGTCGGTCACCGCCTGCGCGTCGCTGCCGACGGTGCGCACCATCGAGCCGTCGTTCGTCATCGAGGACACGGAAGACACGGCGGTGGCGCGCAGCGCCGCGCGATCGCTCGGGGCATTGGCCGGTCCCTCGGGCATCCACCTGCTGCCCCGCGGACCGGGCGCCTTCCTCGCGCGCCTGGTGCTCGCCGAGGCCGCGCAGCGCAGCATCGACGCGCAGTACTACATCTGGGAGGACGACACGGTCGGCAAGGCCCTGATGGGCGCGCTCGTGAGGGCCGCCGACCGGGGCGTGCGCGTCCGCCTGCTGATCGACGACATCGGCTCGCTGCCCGACGACCAGACGCTGCTGGTCATCGACGCACACCCGAACATCGACGTCCGCCTGTTCAATCCCGCCTCGACGCGCTCGGCACGCGGGATGTGGATGGTGACCGACTTCGCCCGCGTCAACCGCCGCATGCACAACAAGTCCTTCACGGTGGACAACCGGATGACCATCGTCGGCGGACGCAACATCGGCGACGCGTACTTCGAGGCGGCCTCCTCGCTCAACTACGGCGACATGGACGCCATCGCGATCGGCGCCGCCGTGCCCGAGGTCTCGTCGCGGTTCGATCGTTACTGGAACAGCCCGGTCGTCTACGGCATCGGCGAACTGCACCGCCACCGGGCCGGCCCCGCCGACGCGGCGCGCCTGCGCGCATCGCTGGACGCATTCCTCGCGGCGCATCGCGACAACGCCTACGCGCAGGACGTGCGCGACAGCCCGCTCGCGCAGGAACTCCGGCAGGGCGCGGTGAGCTTCACGTCCGCCGACATCCGCGTGATGGCCGACGACATCGCCAAGGTGGAGCGCCCGGGAGAGGCGCCCGAGGCCAACCTCCTGCCGCAACTGCTCCCGGAAATCACACGGGCGCGCGAGGCACTGGTGCTCGTCTCACCGTACTTCGTGCCCGGCAAGGGCGGCGTGCGCACACTCGCCGAACTGCGAGCGCGCGGCGTGGCGGTAAAGGTCCTCACCAACGGCATCGCCTCGACCGACGAGTTGCCGGTGTTCGCGAAGTACCGGAAGTACCGCCGCGCCCTGCTGGAGGCCGGCGTCGAGCTCTATGAGGTGAACCCCCAGGGCCCGCACGACCCCGGAGCCGTCCTGCAGACGACCGGCCGGCCGGCGGCGCCTGGCGGGCGCCCGCCATCGGTGGCGCTGCACGGCAAGCTCCTCGTGTTCGACTGCCGCGAGTTCTTCGTCGGGTCCATGAACCTCGACCCGCGCTCGGCAAGCATCAACACGGAGGTCGGGTTCGTCGTGGATGCGCCACCGGTGGCGACCACGTTGTGCTCGGGTCTCGACGAGTCGCTCACGCGGGGCGCCTATCGCCTGGTGCTCGAGGACGGCGACACCGGCTCGTCGCGCCTCGAGTGGATCGGACTCGACGAAGGAAAGGAACACCGGTTGACGCGAGAACCCCACAGTTCGCGCTGGCTCCGCGTCAAGGCGTGGTTCTTCGGGTTGCTGCCGATCGAGAGGCAATTGTGA
- a CDS encoding PEP-CTERM sorting domain-containing protein, which translates to MRKFAMGSSKLVTSVLAGAVFLCSAASAQAASYTIFNSQAPWLASVQAMGPTTFGTGTFVGVGCAPGVACPGVTVNGLAGVGLTQNGPGSASFDGGLLNNLGPGGYLEWTFATGQNGWGGTFRMAPNNGLAIQVLDLPEGSESLGWVDATTVLAGQSLDGFLGLTSTERFGGVRVSALAPVPGAAQPATAVASSYRMTDVSIARAGSTAVPEPTSVTLLALSLVGLVVRRARA; encoded by the coding sequence ATGAGGAAGTTCGCGATGGGTTCGTCGAAGTTGGTCACGTCGGTACTGGCTGGAGCGGTGTTCCTCTGCTCGGCCGCGAGCGCGCAGGCCGCGTCGTACACGATCTTCAACAGCCAGGCGCCGTGGCTGGCGAGTGTGCAAGCGATGGGGCCAACCACGTTCGGCACCGGCACCTTCGTCGGCGTGGGCTGCGCTCCCGGTGTCGCCTGCCCGGGCGTGACCGTCAACGGCCTGGCTGGAGTCGGCTTGACGCAGAACGGACCGGGCTCGGCCTCCTTCGACGGCGGTCTGCTCAACAACCTCGGCCCCGGCGGGTACCTGGAGTGGACCTTCGCGACCGGCCAGAACGGCTGGGGCGGTACATTCCGGATGGCGCCGAACAACGGGCTGGCCATTCAGGTCCTCGACCTGCCTGAAGGCAGCGAGAGCCTGGGCTGGGTCGACGCCACGACCGTCCTCGCGGGGCAGTCGCTGGATGGCTTCCTGGGCCTGACGAGCACGGAGCGCTTTGGTGGCGTGCGCGTGTCCGCGCTGGCGCCGGTTCCGGGCGCGGCGCAACCGGCGACTGCGGTCGCCTCGAGCTATCGGATGACCGACGTCAGCATCGCCAGGGCCGGCAGCACCGCCGTGCCGGAGCCGACGTCGGTGACGCTGCTGGCGCTGAGCCTCGTCGGCCTCGTCGTGAGGCGGGCGCGCGCCTGA
- a CDS encoding ABC transporter permease: MNIDIRLDLDGPRARVAPIGAFDLPRAAEIARTIADVATPLSGARHVDVDLSGLTRVDGSGAAFLARWLDDLEATGAHTVAVSGAAPDAARLIALNRRRRSSSSQPRPVPGALSRIGAAAASLPGEAVVALHFLGSVAAALPKVVVAPRSIDWRSLPRLVQEVGADALPVTSAANLLVGVIIGFLGVSQLGRFGALAYVPELVVVAHFRELGPLVTAIVVAGRSGAGLASELATMKVSEEVDALRSMGFAPVAWLVVPRCLALVLTLPLLAWIGDVLALAGGLAATTVVTDMTGRAYVLATAGAITATDFLAGLVKTPALALAIGLVACGQGLAARGGAAAVGARTTSAVVLAIFGVIVVSAVFTVVYALAGI; encoded by the coding sequence ATGAACATCGACATTCGCCTCGATCTCGACGGCCCTCGGGCACGGGTGGCGCCCATCGGTGCCTTCGACCTGCCGCGCGCGGCCGAGATCGCGCGAACGATTGCCGACGTCGCTACGCCGCTCTCGGGCGCCCGACACGTCGACGTCGACCTGTCCGGCCTCACGCGCGTCGATGGCAGCGGCGCCGCCTTTTTGGCGCGCTGGCTCGACGACCTGGAGGCCACGGGGGCGCACACCGTTGCGGTGTCGGGAGCGGCGCCCGATGCCGCCCGGCTGATCGCGCTGAACCGCCGCCGGCGCTCGTCGTCGTCACAGCCGCGACCCGTGCCTGGAGCGCTCTCCCGGATCGGGGCCGCCGCGGCGTCGCTGCCAGGGGAGGCCGTCGTGGCGCTCCACTTCCTCGGCAGCGTCGCCGCGGCGCTGCCGAAGGTGGTCGTCGCCCCGCGGTCGATCGACTGGCGCTCGCTTCCGCGCCTGGTGCAGGAGGTCGGCGCGGACGCCCTGCCGGTCACCAGTGCCGCCAACCTCCTGGTCGGCGTCATCATCGGGTTCCTGGGCGTGTCGCAGCTGGGTCGCTTCGGGGCCCTGGCGTACGTGCCGGAACTGGTCGTCGTCGCGCACTTCCGCGAGCTCGGGCCGCTGGTCACGGCGATCGTGGTCGCCGGTCGTTCTGGCGCCGGCCTGGCATCCGAACTGGCGACCATGAAGGTGTCCGAGGAGGTGGACGCGCTGCGCTCGATGGGATTCGCTCCGGTGGCCTGGCTGGTGGTGCCGAGGTGCCTGGCGCTGGTCCTCACGCTGCCGCTGCTGGCGTGGATTGGCGACGTGCTCGCCCTGGCCGGGGGGCTCGCTGCCACGACCGTCGTCACGGACATGACCGGCCGGGCCTATGTGCTCGCCACCGCCGGGGCGATCACGGCGACCGATTTCCTGGCGGGCCTGGTGAAGACGCCGGCGCTCGCCCTGGCGATCGGACTGGTCGCCTGCGGTCAGGGGCTGGCCGCGCGCGGGGGAGCAGCTGCCGTCGGCGCCAGGACGACTTCGGCGGTCGTCCTGGCCATCTTCGGCGTGATCGTCGTCAGCGCCGTCTTCACCGTGGTCTACGCCCTGGCCGGGATCTGA
- a CDS encoding sigma 54-interacting transcriptional regulator, translating into MVFSGGASTPGVQASFERTLAQQLARPVDFMSAHLDLLGSVAGPQEEALTTVLAGKYAGTRIDLVFVQRKEALDFLLRHRAALFPGVPIVFTELRTDELAQVQLPSDVTGAVISGVPATVPIALDLLPETRRVVIVAGGTAVDRLYADAAEQHVHAGWPKLEIVRLDGKSLDDQRARLATLPPHSLILFTTYRGDSSRRSMPTVEALEALSQSANAPMFGFQAHHLGFGIVGGDLVRLDVVAARAATLAARILNGEAPSAVRPQSEPSTEVAFDARQLARWNIAERRLPANSIIRFRQPTLWTTYRWQALGGLGILGVQALLIGGLVMQRRHRQRTMARLVEAEHRYRTVAEFGADWDYWALPDGSLRYVSPACEVVTGYAAADFIGRPHLMDDIIHEEDRAAWRQHCRAASTPGDRRSIEFRIRRRDGEVRWVEHICAPVSGANGADLGIRGSNRDVTSRKQAEEDRRRAETQLRQALREIEDLRERLEIDNSYMREQLMAPDDIEGILGASDAMRQVAARVRQVAPTSSSVLLLGETGVGKSLLAQAIHDLSSRRARPLITLDCAVLPPSLVESELFGHEKGAFTGAQATRLGRFEIAHGGTLFLDEVGELPIELQGKLLRAVQMGEFERVGSNVTRKTDVRLIAATNRRLDDDVRAGRFRQDLLYRLNVFPITVPPLRQRPEDIPLLVTHFIQKHCRKLAVPPPQVSRATMRALQSQPWPGNIRELENVVERALIATRGAQFDLVDVGGPPLPLPADPVADPGTRTLEQLERDYILATLERKHWQIAGQGGAAEALGINASTLRSRMQKLGIRRPTPGASSAAAFTDLRP; encoded by the coding sequence ATGGTCTTCTCCGGGGGCGCGTCCACCCCCGGAGTGCAGGCCAGCTTCGAGCGCACGCTCGCGCAACAGCTGGCGCGACCGGTCGATTTCATGTCCGCCCACCTGGACCTGCTCGGCAGCGTCGCCGGCCCCCAGGAAGAGGCGCTCACCACCGTGCTCGCCGGGAAGTACGCGGGCACGCGCATCGACCTCGTGTTCGTGCAGCGGAAGGAGGCGCTCGACTTCCTGCTTCGCCACCGAGCCGCGCTGTTTCCGGGTGTCCCTATCGTGTTCACCGAGCTCCGGACCGACGAACTCGCGCAGGTCCAGCTGCCCAGCGACGTCACCGGCGCGGTGATCTCCGGGGTTCCGGCGACCGTGCCGATCGCGCTCGATCTGCTGCCGGAGACGCGTCGGGTCGTCATCGTCGCCGGAGGCACGGCGGTCGACCGGCTCTACGCCGACGCCGCCGAGCAGCACGTCCATGCGGGGTGGCCGAAGCTCGAGATCGTGCGGCTCGACGGCAAGTCGCTCGACGACCAGCGCGCCCGCCTCGCGACCCTGCCGCCCCACAGCCTCATCCTGTTCACGACGTATCGGGGCGACTCCTCCAGACGGTCGATGCCGACGGTCGAGGCGCTCGAAGCGCTCTCGCAGTCGGCCAACGCCCCCATGTTCGGATTTCAGGCGCATCACCTCGGTTTCGGCATCGTGGGTGGCGACCTCGTCCGGCTCGACGTGGTCGCCGCTCGCGCGGCCACATTGGCCGCCCGCATCCTGAACGGGGAAGCGCCGTCGGCCGTCAGGCCGCAGAGTGAACCCTCGACCGAGGTGGCCTTCGACGCCCGACAACTGGCCCGATGGAACATCGCCGAGCGGCGCCTGCCCGCCAACAGCATCATTCGCTTCCGGCAACCCACGCTGTGGACCACGTATCGGTGGCAGGCCCTCGGCGGGCTCGGAATCCTCGGGGTGCAGGCGCTCCTGATCGGCGGCCTGGTGATGCAGCGTCGTCACCGTCAACGGACGATGGCCCGTCTGGTGGAGGCAGAGCACCGGTACCGGACGGTGGCCGAGTTCGGTGCGGATTGGGACTATTGGGCACTTCCGGATGGATCGCTGCGGTACGTGTCGCCTGCCTGCGAGGTGGTCACGGGCTACGCGGCGGCGGACTTCATCGGTCGGCCTCACCTCATGGACGACATCATCCATGAAGAGGACCGGGCGGCCTGGCGCCAACACTGCCGGGCCGCGTCCACACCCGGCGACCGCCGGTCCATCGAGTTCCGGATTCGCAGGCGGGACGGTGAGGTCCGCTGGGTGGAGCACATTTGCGCACCGGTGAGCGGGGCAAACGGCGCCGACCTGGGCATACGCGGCTCGAACCGGGACGTGACGTCGCGCAAGCAGGCCGAGGAGGACCGCCGACGGGCCGAGACCCAACTGCGCCAGGCGCTCCGCGAGATCGAGGACCTGCGCGAGCGCCTGGAGATCGACAACAGCTACATGCGCGAGCAACTCATGGCTCCCGACGACATCGAGGGCATCCTCGGCGCCAGCGACGCCATGAGGCAGGTGGCAGCCCGCGTGCGACAGGTGGCCCCCACGAGCAGTTCCGTTCTGCTGCTCGGCGAGACGGGAGTAGGCAAGAGTCTGCTCGCGCAGGCGATCCACGACCTCAGTTCCCGCCGAGCTCGTCCGCTCATCACGCTCGACTGCGCGGTCCTGCCGCCGTCGCTTGTGGAGAGCGAGCTGTTCGGGCACGAGAAGGGCGCCTTCACCGGGGCACAGGCGACGCGCCTCGGGCGCTTCGAGATTGCCCATGGCGGCACCCTGTTCCTCGACGAGGTCGGAGAACTGCCCATCGAACTGCAGGGCAAGTTGTTGCGCGCCGTTCAGATGGGCGAGTTCGAACGCGTGGGTTCCAACGTCACGCGCAAGACCGACGTTCGCCTCATCGCAGCGACCAACCGCAGGCTGGACGACGACGTGCGGGCGGGGCGCTTCCGGCAGGACCTGCTGTACCGGCTCAACGTGTTCCCGATCACGGTGCCTCCGCTGCGACAGCGCCCGGAGGACATCCCCCTGCTCGTCACCCATTTCATCCAGAAGCACTGCCGGAAGCTCGCGGTGCCGCCCCCGCAGGTCTCGCGCGCGACGATGCGCGCCTTGCAGTCGCAGCCCTGGCCGGGCAACATCCGCGAACTCGAGAACGTCGTCGAGCGGGCGCTGATTGCGACCAGGGGGGCGCAATTCGACCTGGTGGACGTGGGCGGGCCGCCGTTGCCGCTGCCGGCCGACCCGGTTGCCGATCCAGGCACACGCACGCTGGAGCAACTGGAACGCGATTACATCCTGGCGACACTGGAAAGGAAGCACTGGCAGATTGCCGGTCAGGGTGGCGCGGCCGAGGCCCTGGGGATCAACGCCAGCACGTTGCGCAGTCGCATGCAGAAGCTCGGCATCAGGCGTCCCACCCCTGGAGCCTCGTCGGCCGCGGCCTTCACGGATCTGCGGCCATGA
- a CDS encoding ABC transporter ATP-binding protein yields the protein MSTGSPHVTVEGLRIAWGTHVLMEHVAFTVDRGSTFCILGGSGCGKSTLLRYLIGLEVPQAGRIDIAGVGEPHRHEGAPPFGVLFQSGALFGSMTLAENLALPLTMWTSLRGAVARDLVQAKLELVGLGAFADHLPGEISGGMKKRAGIARALMLEPDLLFFDEPSAGLDPIMAADLDQLMLTLSRDLGITIVIVTHELPSIFLVADSCIVLDREAKGIVAAGNPRDLRDTSAVPFVRNFFSRAPSGPPASPGA from the coding sequence ATGTCGACGGGATCGCCGCACGTGACGGTCGAGGGCCTGCGCATTGCGTGGGGCACGCATGTCCTCATGGAGCATGTGGCCTTCACCGTCGATCGTGGCTCGACGTTCTGCATCCTCGGTGGGTCGGGCTGTGGCAAGAGCACCCTGCTGCGCTACCTGATCGGTCTCGAGGTCCCCCAGGCCGGGCGCATCGACATCGCCGGTGTCGGGGAGCCGCATCGGCATGAAGGGGCGCCGCCATTCGGGGTGCTGTTCCAGTCTGGCGCGCTGTTCGGCTCGATGACACTGGCCGAGAACCTGGCCTTGCCGCTCACCATGTGGACGTCGCTCCGTGGAGCCGTGGCGCGCGACCTCGTGCAGGCCAAGCTCGAACTTGTCGGGCTCGGTGCGTTCGCCGATCATCTGCCTGGCGAAATCTCCGGGGGGATGAAGAAGCGCGCCGGGATCGCGCGCGCGCTGATGCTGGAGCCGGACCTGCTCTTCTTCGACGAGCCCTCGGCGGGACTGGACCCCATCATGGCTGCCGATCTCGATCAGTTGATGCTGACCCTCAGCCGGGACCTCGGCATCACCATCGTGATCGTGACCCACGAACTGCCCAGCATCTTCCTCGTGGCCGACAGTTGCATCGTGCTGGATCGGGAAGCGAAGGGCATCGTCGCCGCGGGCAATCCTCGCGACCTTCGCGACACGTCGGCCGTGCCGTTCGTGCGCAACTTCTTCTCGCGGGCGCCGTCAGGGCCGC
- the rhaT gene encoding L-rhamnose/proton symporter RhaT, with translation MTPNPFLGVFLHWLGGLASGSFVVPYRFVRRWSWETYWLAGGFFSWIIMPWVMALLNTHDLLAVLGETPSSTLFYCAFFGMLWGVGNLTFGLSVRYLGVGLGMAMVLGWCAVVGTLAEPWYLGEFSEKLIVPFHGNIILLGVAACLAGVFITGLAGRTKELELPADQKLGQVVEFDFRKGVMVAAVSGVFSACFAFGLASGNPIKAITLQHGTDTIWQGLPVLVVVLAGGFVTNAAWCLYLNVRNGTGFQYASSEIRQASPPAALSAGFGEGGPVAHVPADGRKDPTPVPLVWNYVFSAAAGILWYLQFFFYSMGETQMGAYKFSSWTLHMASIIIFATIWGVLLKEWRGASPKAMRLLRLGVATLLLSTIIVGYGNYLGATP, from the coding sequence ATGACCCCGAACCCGTTCCTCGGCGTGTTCCTCCATTGGCTCGGAGGCCTGGCCTCCGGCAGCTTCGTCGTCCCTTACCGGTTCGTGCGGCGCTGGTCCTGGGAGACCTACTGGCTGGCCGGCGGCTTCTTCAGCTGGATCATCATGCCGTGGGTGATGGCGCTGCTGAACACGCACGACCTGCTCGCCGTGCTCGGCGAGACGCCCTCCTCCACCCTGTTCTACTGCGCGTTCTTCGGCATGCTGTGGGGCGTCGGCAACCTGACGTTCGGCCTCTCGGTGCGATACCTCGGCGTCGGCCTCGGCATGGCGATGGTGCTCGGGTGGTGTGCGGTGGTGGGCACGCTCGCCGAGCCGTGGTACCTGGGCGAGTTCAGCGAGAAGCTGATCGTGCCCTTCCACGGCAACATCATCCTGCTGGGAGTGGCCGCCTGCCTCGCCGGCGTCTTCATCACCGGGCTGGCGGGTCGCACCAAGGAGCTCGAGCTGCCAGCCGACCAGAAGCTCGGGCAGGTGGTGGAGTTCGACTTCCGCAAGGGCGTGATGGTCGCTGCCGTGTCGGGCGTGTTCAGCGCGTGCTTCGCGTTCGGCCTGGCGAGCGGCAACCCGATCAAGGCGATCACGTTGCAGCACGGCACCGACACGATCTGGCAGGGCCTGCCGGTGCTGGTCGTGGTGCTGGCCGGCGGCTTCGTCACCAACGCGGCCTGGTGCCTGTACCTGAACGTGAGGAACGGGACGGGCTTCCAGTACGCCAGCAGCGAGATCCGCCAAGCCTCGCCACCCGCGGCGCTGTCGGCCGGCTTCGGCGAGGGCGGCCCGGTGGCGCACGTGCCCGCCGACGGACGCAAGGACCCGACGCCGGTGCCGCTGGTCTGGAACTACGTGTTCAGCGCGGCGGCCGGGATCCTGTGGTACCTGCAGTTCTTCTTCTACTCGATGGGCGAGACGCAGATGGGCGCGTACAAGTTCTCGAGCTGGACGCTGCACATGGCGAGCATCATCATCTTCGCCACCATCTGGGGCGTGCTGCTGAAGGAATGGCGCGGCGCGAGCCCGAAGGCGATGCGCCTGCTGCGGCTCGGGGTCGCCACCCTCCTGCTCTCCACCATCATCGTCGGCTACGGCAACTACCTCGGCGCCACCCCGTAG
- a CDS encoding GlsB/YeaQ/YmgE family stress response membrane protein gives MGLLITLVIGAIVGWLGSIVMKTNAQMGLIANIVVGIVGAAIGNWLAAQLGLVTAGVGGWVVAVVGAMIFIGLLKVLGVFS, from the coding sequence ATGGGCCTGCTCATCACCCTCGTCATCGGCGCCATCGTCGGCTGGCTCGGCAGCATCGTCATGAAGACGAACGCGCAGATGGGCCTCATCGCCAACATCGTGGTGGGCATCGTTGGGGCAGCGATCGGCAACTGGCTGGCGGCGCAGCTCGGGCTGGTCACGGCCGGCGTCGGCGGCTGGGTGGTCGCGGTGGTCGGGGCGATGATCTTCATCGGCCTCCTGAAGGTGCTGGGCGTGTTCAGCTAG
- a CDS encoding DUF1214 domain-containing protein yields MSGQTLSADGSLVVYLQPGSPGSGKEDNWLPTPRDACFVVMRVFGPEGGILTGKWQQPWSGCRGAPLVSKRSRRRPASSLLPHPRRRRSRPRSTHAEGGVR; encoded by the coding sequence ATGAGCGGCCAAACGCTGAGCGCCGATGGCTCGCTGGTGGTCTATCTGCAGCCAGGCAGCCCGGGCTCAGGCAAGGAAGACAACTGGCTGCCGACACCGCGCGATGCCTGCTTCGTCGTCATGCGGGTCTTCGGGCCCGAAGGCGGCATCCTCACAGGCAAGTGGCAGCAGCCATGGTCAGGATGTCGCGGTGCCCCGTTGGTATCGAAGCGTTCCAGGAGGAGGCCGGCCTCATCCCTCCTGCCCCATCCGCGACGCCGAAGAAGTAGGCCTCGCTCAACTCACGCGGAAGGTGGAGTGCGATGA
- a CDS encoding AsmA-like C-terminal region-containing protein, whose protein sequence is MALALPGWLVRHLIDPETVRAAIEQQASAALGQPVRVGAVAWALSARPRVVLTDVQIGAPAAVTLHRVEVTTGLRALLSRRVEGGGLEISGSRIVLPLPFTLGADTTKAPPASGDAGGLTIASIDRISLRDVVLSVGSAQVALDLESSLSGERLTVSRLRLRSARTTLEGTGNVTGLSAPTGQFTVTADPLDLDELLAIASGLTGSAPSTNDAPQRTPAAIDLRTTVTAPKGRLLGIDFTRLQATLQVTPRGVSLEPLGMSLLGGTLTGRAVVDTTRATAAMTLSMRVEAVDAAKAASLAGSPGLITGRLGAQVEATAEAGAPDVVFGTARGRATLTIDNGTLPYLDLIGPVIVAFGTSTAHTAWDRSNAFKTLGGTFAFADGVLHSEELSLTSRDLDVAAREFRLTQAAINMKADLVLSESLSAQAGSDLRKFAREGSRIVLPAKITGPIRSPKVSIDLGAAAGRAVSNAARDEVKKGLGRLFRR, encoded by the coding sequence ATGGCGCTGGCCCTTCCGGGCTGGTTGGTCAGGCACCTCATCGACCCGGAGACCGTCCGCGCCGCCATCGAGCAGCAGGCGTCGGCAGCCCTCGGCCAGCCAGTGAGGGTGGGCGCCGTGGCCTGGGCACTGTCAGCGCGCCCTCGGGTCGTGCTGACCGACGTGCAGATCGGCGCGCCCGCGGCAGTGACGCTGCATCGGGTGGAGGTGACGACCGGGCTGCGAGCGCTGCTGTCCAGGCGTGTCGAGGGTGGAGGACTCGAGATCTCCGGCAGTCGGATCGTGCTCCCGTTGCCTTTCACGCTCGGCGCCGACACGACGAAGGCGCCCCCAGCCAGTGGCGACGCCGGAGGCCTGACGATCGCGTCCATCGATCGGATCTCGCTCCGAGACGTCGTCCTCTCCGTCGGCAGCGCGCAGGTGGCGCTGGATCTCGAGTCGTCACTCTCGGGCGAGCGACTGACCGTGTCGCGCCTGCGCCTGCGATCGGCTCGAACGACCCTCGAGGGGACAGGCAACGTGACGGGCCTCTCGGCACCGACGGGCCAATTCACCGTGACGGCCGATCCGCTCGACCTCGACGAACTGCTCGCGATCGCGTCTGGCCTCACCGGATCGGCGCCCAGCACGAACGACGCGCCCCAACGCACGCCGGCTGCGATCGACCTGCGCACGACCGTCACCGCCCCGAAAGGACGCCTGCTGGGCATCGACTTCACCCGGCTCCAGGCGACGCTGCAGGTCACGCCGCGCGGCGTCTCCCTGGAACCGCTCGGGATGAGCCTGCTCGGGGGCACGCTGACTGGGCGTGCCGTCGTCGACACCACGCGTGCAACGGCGGCCATGACGCTGTCGATGCGCGTCGAGGCCGTTGACGCGGCGAAGGCCGCCAGTCTCGCGGGATCGCCAGGACTGATCACCGGCCGGCTCGGGGCGCAGGTGGAGGCCACCGCGGAGGCCGGCGCCCCGGACGTCGTCTTCGGCACGGCGCGCGGACGGGCGACGCTCACGATCGACAACGGCACGCTGCCGTACCTCGATCTGATCGGCCCCGTAATCGTGGCGTTCGGTACCTCGACGGCCCACACGGCGTGGGATCGCAGCAATGCATTCAAGACGCTGGGTGGGACATTCGCGTTTGCCGACGGGGTACTTCACTCCGAGGAGCTCTCGCTGACGTCCCGCGACCTCGACGTCGCGGCTCGCGAATTCCGCCTCACGCAGGCCGCGATCAACATGAAGGCGGACCTCGTCCTTTCGGAGAGCCTCTCGGCCCAGGCCGGCAGCGACCTTCGCAAGTTCGCCCGTGAGGGGTCGCGCATCGTCCTGCCAGCCAAGATCACCGGGCCGATCAGGTCACCGAAGGTCTCCATCGACCTGGGCGCAGCTGCCGGTCGCGCGGTCAGCAACGCGGCACGCGATGAAGTGAAGAAGGGACTGGGACGCCTGTTCCGACGCTGA